Within Acinetobacter sp. LoGeW2-3, the genomic segment ACCCGTTCCGCAGTGGCTTTCCAGGAAGATCTCAACCTTTTAGGTGATTCAGTACATCTTCATATTGATGATGAAGCAGCCACACATTGCAATTTACCCGCTGCATTGGCTCAGGCTGACTCGGCACATCATGTTTATGTTTGTGGTCCACAAGGCTTTATGGATTTTGTCATTCAGACTGCACAACAGCAATCGTGGCCTGAAACCCATATTCATAAAGAACACTTTAGTGCACCTGCGATTGATACCAGTGAAGATGGCAGTTTCAGCATTAAAGTTCAAAAAACCGGACAATTGATCCATGTTGCACAGGACCAGACCGCTGTACAGGCACTTGAGGCTGCTGGCGTGAATATTCCTGTTTCTTGTGAACAGGGAATTTGTGGTACCTGTTTAGTGAAGGTAGTAGAAGGTGAAATTGACCACCGAGATATGTACTTAACTGAAGAAGAACAGGCAGCACAGGATCAATTTACCCCATGCTGCTCACGTGCCAAATCTAAAATGCTGGTTATCGATCTTTAAAGAAATAAAAACTGCCAGCTCCTTAAAACTGGCAGTTTAATTTTTCTCCACTTTCCGCCCTTCTGCACCCTCAGGAGGGATTTTTTATTTAAAAAAACAGACTTAAACTTAAGATGGCAGATCAGAATTAAAAATAGAACGCATCATATCCCCAAGCGTGACCACATGACTATGTTCCCGCATCAGACTCTCTGCTCGTGCCGAATCCCGATTTTTCAAGGCATTAAAAATGGCGCAGTGTTGAATATGGGCATGATGTAGTCGGCGAAATTCTGAAAGCGGATTATTTTTATCGTAAGTTAAGGCTTGGGCAGAAGCTAACGGCAGCTGGTTATTCTTACTCAGCGCCTGCACAATCGCGACGTTGTCTGAACCCTGAATAATTGTATTATGAAAAATCGTATTGTAATGATGATAGGTTTCAATATCTTCATTGCTTAGCTCAGTTTTTTTAAATATTGGATCAATTTGGGTAATACATTGCATGAGCTGATCTTGCTGCTGCGTATTTAATCCCTTCTCTGCCAGTTTTTTCGCTGCCAGGCCTTCCAGTACTCCACGAACTTCAAGCGCATCCTGAATCAACTTCGGCGAAATTTCCCTGACCGTATAGCCACGGGTCGGATTTTTGAGTAACAAGCCTTCTTGTTCAAGCAGTCTGAATGCCATACGAACCGGTTGACGTGAAACACCCAACATTTCCGCTGTCGGAATTTCGGCCACGCGAGCACCACCCGGAATTTCACCTGAAATAATCATTTTTCTAAGTTCAATCAGTACTTGCTGACCTGATGACATGGACTTACTCATTTGTGATATGTGTACTGATGCTACCGGGTGAATGAAAATAATTCAACAGAAGCCAGGAAGATCCCATACAGCGTCTAGAACCCCGATCTCCTTGGAAATAGACGTGGAAAATTTATTCAACCGAGACTGCTCCAGTTCAAGGTCATAAAAAATTATTCTTCCTGAAACTGCTGTAAATTCGTAGCCATGATTTCAAGGTTATTCCGGATCAGAAAGGCAAGATTGATATCTACCCCCTTGAGCATCGTTTGTTCCAGTTCCTGAACTACGGCTCGACATTCGTTTAATTTATCTAGCCCTTCCTGCGTGACATTGACAAGAATACGGCGACCATGAGAAGGATCCGATTCCTTACTGATCCAGCCACTACTTAATAAATCCTGTAAAATTTTATTGGTCGATTGTGGTTTGATAAAAGAGCGTTCTGCCAGTTTGGCATTCGAGAGACTACCTTTTGCCGCCAGTACAGACAAGGCTGTAAACTGAGGCAATGTAATGTCTAAAGGCTTCAGGCGTTCATTTAGTAATTTACTGATAATACGATCTACGCGAGCGATCATGTAGCTCAAGGTTGGCAGCTGATTTAACTGATGTTCCATAGTATTTAATTCAACCTTAAATCCTAACCATAAAAAAGTATGGCCCAAAAGAGGCCATACTTGAGTCATCACATTACTGAGTTGACGTATTTAATACAGGCAACTGCTGAGACACTTTTGGTTTACGTACCAAGAATAGTGCTGCAACTGCGGCAATAAAGATCAATGGAATACTTGCACCAATTACCATTGCTGAACTTGAACCCAGAGACAGTAATGCTCCAGCAAAAAGTGGACCGGCAAAAGAACCAATACGTCCTACTGCTACTGCTGCTCCCACACCAGTACCTCTCATTTCTGTAGGATAAAACATGGCAGCAAGCCCATATAGTGCTGACTGACCACCTACAATGAACAATCCACAGCCTACAGCCGATAAAGACAGTAATGCAACTGTAGGTGAAATTGCAAGGCAGCACAGTGAAATAAGAATACCGACATATATGAGTTTAATAACAAAACTCATGCGCAACTTATCCAGCAAAATACCCATCAGGACTGAACCGAATATACCGCCGACATTGTAGCCAATCTGAACATAGTTTGCTTCCGTCTTGCCTAAGCCCTGTGCTCCCATTAACAGCGGTAACCAGTTGAGTAGAAAATACAGAACGACAAGGGTAAAGAAGAAACTGATCCAGATCTGAATCGTAGAGAAACGTCGTTCCTTGGCAAATAACACTTCAAAGAAAGGCGTACTTGGCTTGTTTTGGTGTGCTGAAAGATAAGCACTTGATTCAGGCAAAAATTTCATCAGTAGAGGGATGAGTAAAATTGGAGCCAATCCGCCAACATAGAAGATATGCCGCCACTCAGCATCACCCGCCAATGCCATCGCCACGAAGGAAGTCATCATTCCACCAAAAGGAATACCACTGTACATGATACTGACTGCGGTCCCTTTATATTTTTCAGAGACTGCTTCCGATGCCATGGTAATCATCATGGGCAAGGCACCACCCATACCTAAACCCGTTAAAAAACGAATCAGGAGAAGCAAGTTATAATCACTGGCATATGCTGTCAGTACAGACATAATGCCAAAGATTAAAATACTGATCAGAAGAACCGCTTTACGTCCAATTTTATCTGCATATCGCCCACCCAGTAATGCACCAGGCAGGGTTCCCAAAATTGCTGCACTGAATGCCCATGCCATTTGGGCATTGTCCAGGCCAAACTCCGCTCGCATCCGTGGTGCTGCAACGCCCATCGATTGAAGATCGAAACCTTCAAACACTGCGATTGCAAAACACAGTACGAGTGTAAGCATGGCTTTGCCTTTGCTACTTACACTATGTTCCATTCATTATTGTCCTTTTCGAATTTTTTAATTCATACACTTCCTATGTATTGCCTTCCGTCCTAAGCAATCCGAAAAATATCACCTAAACTTATAATTTAATCAATATATATTTTTATATTTTTACAATTTAAATATTTATTTTATTAAATTACATTGGTTTATAAATTATTTTTTAAATATTCAAAATAATACTTGAATGTAAGTTTAACTGATATTATCTTAAACCTCATCAGGACATAAACAAACATCAAGGAGCAACACATGTCTTATCAAAACCGCTGGCAAACTGTTGACGTACAAGTGGATGCAGGCATTGCATGGGTAACCTTAAACCGCCCAGAAAAGAAAAATGCAATGAGCCCAACATTGAACAAAGAAATGATCGATGTACTCGAAACTCTAGAATTAGACCCTGAAGCACGTGTACTTGTTTTGACCGGCGCCGGAGATTCCTGGACAGCTGGCATGGACTTAAAAGAATACTTCCGCGAAGTCGATAATCAACCAGAGATCTTCCAAGAACGTATTCGCCGTGATGCATCTCGCTGGCAGTGGCATCTGCTTCGTTTCTATTCAAAACCAACAATTGCTATGGTAAACGGTTGGTGTTTTGGTGGTGGTTTCTCTCCACTTGTCGCATGTGATCTTGCCATTGCAGCAGACGAAGCAACCTTTGGTTTATCTGAAATCAACTGGGGTATCCCACCGGGCAACCTGGTAAGCAAAGCAATGGCAGATACTGTGGGTCACCGTACTTCGATGTACTACATCATGACGGGTAAAACCTTCTCAGGTGTTGAGGCTGCCAATATGGGCTTAGTGAATAAGAGTGTTCCACTTGCGCAACTTCGTGCTGAAGTCACTGAACTGGCTAACAACTTACTTGAGAAAAACCCGGTTGTACTACGTACCGCGAAAAATGGTTTCAAACGTTGCCGTGAACTGACTTGGGAACAAAACGAAGATTACTTATATGCAAAACTGGATCAATGTAATCATCGTGATGATGAAGGTGGTCGTGAACAAGGTCTGAAGCAATTCCTTGATGACAAGTCAATCAAGCCAGGTCTTCAAGCTTACAAACGCCCTGCTTAAGCAGTCTCAATACACATTCGTCATGATGGACATGTAAGGAAACATTTGCCATGCAAAACGTACAGTTACTTATTCACGGTCAATCCGTTGCAGCAAGCTCAGGACAAACTTTTGAAAGAATCAGCCCGATCGATGGCTCGGTTGCATCAATCAGCGCTGCTGCAACTTTATCGGATGTTGATCGTGCGATCGAATCCGCACACGAGGCGTTTAAAACATGGTCTGCCCTTTCTCCAACAGACCGTCGTTTAAAATTACTCAAAGCGGCGGACCTGATGGATCAAAAAACTGAACAATTTATTCAGACTGCGATTCATGAAATAGGTTCAACTGCAACGTGGTATGGTTTTAATGTTCACCTTGCGGCCAATATGCTACGCGAAGCTGCAGCTATGACCACACAGATTGATGGTAGTATTATTCCATCAGATGTACCAGGCAACATGGCGATGGGCATTCGCGTACCCTGTGGTGTCATCGTCGGGATGGCACCATGGAATGCCCCTGTGATTCTTGCCACACGTGCATTAGCTATGCCGCTTGCCTGTGGCAACACTGTGGTTCTTAAAGCATCTGAAGCATGCCCTGCAACACATCGTCTAATTGGAGAAGTGTTACATGAGGCAGGGATCGGAGATGGCGTAGTCAATGTCATAACCCATGCGGCACAGGATGCTCCGCAAATTGTGGAACGCTTAATTAGCCACCCACTGACCAAGCGTATTAATTTTACCGGTTCAACCCATGTGGGCCGAATTATTGCTGAAACAGCAGCTAAATATTTAAAACCTGTCCTGCTCGAACTTGGTGGAAAAGCACCTGTAATTGTGCTTGATCAGGCTGACCTAGATGAAGCTGTCAATGCCGTAACCTTCGGTGCTTTCTTTAACCAGGGTCAAATCTGCATGTCCACAGAACGTGTTCTGGTAGATGAAAAAATTGCGGATATCTTTATCGAAAAACTCGTGGCGAAAGTCAAAACTATTCGCGCTGGCAATCCACTTGAGAGTGATGCCCCACTTGGTGTGCTGGAAAGCTTAAAAGCAGCTGCACGTATTGGAAAGCTAATTGAAGATGCACGTGAAAAAGGTGCAAATTTACCACTCGGTTTGGACATCGACGGTGCTATCATGCAACCTACGATCGTGGTCAATGTCACTAAAAATATGCAGATTTATGCCGAAGAATCGTTCGGCCCTGTGTGCACGGTACAACGCTTTAAAACTGTTGATGAAGCGGTTGAACTGGCAAATGATTCCGAATTTGGTTTATCTGCAGCTGTGTTTAGCCAGGATTTAGCACAGGCGCTTGCTGTAGCAAAACGTATCGAATCTGGGATCTGCCACATCAATGGCGCGACTGTACACGATGAAGCACAAATGCCGTTTGGTGGTGTAAAACAAAGTGGTTACGGACGGTTTGGAAGTAAAGTCTCTGTTGCTGAATTTACCGAATTACGTTGGGTGACTATACAAACAAGCCCACGTCACTACCCGATCTAACGAAAATACAAAGAGTTGACATGAGGTCAACTCTTTTCGTGGGAAAAGAATAGATAAAAATACATGGAGTAATAACAATGGCACGCGTGACAGTTCAATCGCATAAATATCCTGAACGTTTTGTTAAATTAG encodes:
- a CDS encoding GntR family transcriptional regulator, which codes for MSKSMSSGQQVLIELRKMIISGEIPGGARVAEIPTAEMLGVSRQPVRMAFRLLEQEGLLLKNPTRGYTVREISPKLIQDALEVRGVLEGLAAKKLAEKGLNTQQQDQLMQCITQIDPIFKKTELSNEDIETYHHYNTIFHNTIIQGSDNVAIVQALSKNNQLPLASAQALTYDKNNPLSEFRRLHHAHIQHCAIFNALKNRDSARAESLMREHSHVVTLGDMMRSIFNSDLPS
- a CDS encoding PDR/VanB family oxidoreductase gives rise to the protein MEVTIHQIHQHNSQINSFELMSCNGEPLPPFKAGAHIDVHMSEGLIRQYSLANCSSEQHRYVIGVLNDPNSRGGSRFMHEQLQVGQRIQISEPRNLFELDTALEHAILCAGGIGITPILAMAKELKQLNKSFKLFYFVKTRSAVAFQEDLNLLGDSVHLHIDDEAATHCNLPAALAQADSAHHVYVCGPQGFMDFVIQTAQQQSWPETHIHKEHFSAPAIDTSEDGSFSIKVQKTGQLIHVAQDQTAVQALEAAGVNIPVSCEQGICGTCLVKVVEGEIDHRDMYLTEEEQAAQDQFTPCCSRAKSKMLVIDL
- a CDS encoding aldehyde dehydrogenase, whose translation is MQNVQLLIHGQSVAASSGQTFERISPIDGSVASISAAATLSDVDRAIESAHEAFKTWSALSPTDRRLKLLKAADLMDQKTEQFIQTAIHEIGSTATWYGFNVHLAANMLREAAAMTTQIDGSIIPSDVPGNMAMGIRVPCGVIVGMAPWNAPVILATRALAMPLACGNTVVLKASEACPATHRLIGEVLHEAGIGDGVVNVITHAAQDAPQIVERLISHPLTKRINFTGSTHVGRIIAETAAKYLKPVLLELGGKAPVIVLDQADLDEAVNAVTFGAFFNQGQICMSTERVLVDEKIADIFIEKLVAKVKTIRAGNPLESDAPLGVLESLKAAARIGKLIEDAREKGANLPLGLDIDGAIMQPTIVVNVTKNMQIYAEESFGPVCTVQRFKTVDEAVELANDSEFGLSAAVFSQDLAQALAVAKRIESGICHINGATVHDEAQMPFGGVKQSGYGRFGSKVSVAEFTELRWVTIQTSPRHYPI
- the mhpT gene encoding 3-(3-hydroxy-phenyl)propionate transporter MhpT, which codes for MEHSVSSKGKAMLTLVLCFAIAVFEGFDLQSMGVAAPRMRAEFGLDNAQMAWAFSAAILGTLPGALLGGRYADKIGRKAVLLISILIFGIMSVLTAYASDYNLLLLIRFLTGLGMGGALPMMITMASEAVSEKYKGTAVSIMYSGIPFGGMMTSFVAMALAGDAEWRHIFYVGGLAPILLIPLLMKFLPESSAYLSAHQNKPSTPFFEVLFAKERRFSTIQIWISFFFTLVVLYFLLNWLPLLMGAQGLGKTEANYVQIGYNVGGIFGSVLMGILLDKLRMSFVIKLIYVGILISLCCLAISPTVALLSLSAVGCGLFIVGGQSALYGLAAMFYPTEMRGTGVGAAVAVGRIGSFAGPLFAGALLSLGSSSAMVIGASIPLIFIAAVAALFLVRKPKVSQQLPVLNTSTQ
- a CDS encoding MarR family winged helix-turn-helix transcriptional regulator, translating into MEHQLNQLPTLSYMIARVDRIISKLLNERLKPLDITLPQFTALSVLAAKGSLSNAKLAERSFIKPQSTNKILQDLLSSGWISKESDPSHGRRILVNVTQEGLDKLNECRAVVQELEQTMLKGVDINLAFLIRNNLEIMATNLQQFQEE
- a CDS encoding p-hydroxycinnamoyl CoA hydratase/lyase, whose translation is MSYQNRWQTVDVQVDAGIAWVTLNRPEKKNAMSPTLNKEMIDVLETLELDPEARVLVLTGAGDSWTAGMDLKEYFREVDNQPEIFQERIRRDASRWQWHLLRFYSKPTIAMVNGWCFGGGFSPLVACDLAIAADEATFGLSEINWGIPPGNLVSKAMADTVGHRTSMYYIMTGKTFSGVEAANMGLVNKSVPLAQLRAEVTELANNLLEKNPVVLRTAKNGFKRCRELTWEQNEDYLYAKLDQCNHRDDEGGREQGLKQFLDDKSIKPGLQAYKRPA